A window of Castanea sativa cultivar Marrone di Chiusa Pesio chromosome 8, ASM4071231v1 genomic DNA:
TATTATAGAAGGAACTTCAACATGGCAGTCCTCTAAGTTAAGGAAGACGTATCTCAAGGTGGTACAAAAAGTCCAACTCTTTGGAAAATCACCAAGGAAGAGGGGGACAGACGACCTAGCCATTACATTCACGGATGAGAATGTTAAAAGAATCCATCACCCACACGACGATGCGATCGTCATCACTTTACTCATCATGAATTATACAACTAGAAGGGTGTTGGTAATTAATGGAAGTTCGGCAGACATCTTGTATTACCCCGCcgtccaacaaatgaggcttggACGAGATCAACTTCGTCCAATGAATTCACCCTTAGTTAGATTTGGAGGATTGAAGGTACAACCTGTGGGCACTATTACATTACCAGTGGTGGTGGGAGCATATCCACAACAGATAACCAAGGAAGTGAATTTCCTCGTGGTGGACTGTTCGTCTTCCTATAACGCCATCATTGGAAGACTAACTTTAAACAGTTAGAAGGTAGTATCATCTACCTACCACCCATCTGTCAAATTCCCAACAGACTATGGGATAGgacaagtacaaggagatcagttagTCATTAGAGAGTGCTACCTAGCCATGTTGGCTATGAACGAGCACATGCGGACAATGAGCATTGAGGAGAGAAGGTTTATTGCAGAGCCCACCGAAGTACTAGAAGACATCTCTCTAGAAGTGGGTAATCCCGGGAAATCTACTAGAATTGGAACAAGTATGAAAAGAACGAAGCAAGACCTCATCCAGTTCTTGAGGAAGAGTATCGATGTTTTTCCATTGAGTCATGAAGACATACCGGGATTTGACCTAAGTGTTATCACTCATCAGTTGAATGTGCACCCATCTTCTAAGCCTATTCGTCAGAATAAAAGGGTCTTTGCTCTTGAGCAAGACAATGCTATCAAGGAAGAGGTCCAGAAGTTAACCACAGCGCAATTTATTTGGGAAGTCTATTTCCTAGATTGGTTAGCTAACGTGGTAATGATTAAGAAGGCAAATGAcaagtggaggatgtgtgtagacttcactgatttgaataaagcttgccctaaggatagttatCCTTTGCCACGcattgatcagttggtggacTTAACAGCAGGTCATTagttgctaagcttcatggacaccttctcagggtataatcagataaagatggacgaggcagatcaagagaaaacatcctTCATTGCCAGTCAaggtttattttgttataaggtgatgccctttggtttgaagaatgcaagGGGAAACTTATCAGAGGTTAGTTAATCACATGTTCCATCCATTGATAGGACGGAATGTAGAGATGTATATGGACGatatgctggtgaagagcctAGATGAGGAGaaacatctggacgacctaCAAGAGACCTTTGATACCCTTAAACGAtgcaaaatgaagctgaatccaagtaAATGTGCATTCGGGGTTTCGTTTGGGAAGTTTCTAGGATTCATGGTTTCACAAAGGGGAATTGAAGCGAATCTAAATAAGATCCAAGGCATATTGAACATGGAACCACTAaagaatatcaaggaagtccagtcccTCACTGGACGAGTTGCAGCTCTAAACAGGTTTGTTTCAAAAGCTATAGATAAATGTTTACCCTTCTTCAAAGTTCTCCAGAAGACATTCGAATGGACGGACGATTTCCAAAAGGCCTTCTAGGATCTTAAAGTCTATTTTACCACGGCTCCCCTGCTAAGTCCATCCAAACTAGGTAAGGAGTTATATTTATACTTAGCAATGTCCCCACATGCGGTAAGTTCAACATTGATCAGGGAAGAAGGGAAGGTGCAGAAGCCTGTGTATTATACAAGCCAGGCACTGAGGGTAGCAGAAGGATGATAGCCGCTGATGGAAAAATTGGCTTTTGCATTAATAACGGCTTCCAAGAAGTTGAGgcattacttccaagctcacgTCATTAATGTTATGATAGATCATCCGCTCAAGAAGGTAATGAACAAGCTAGAAGCTGATGAACGATTGATCCAATGGGCTGTCGAGCTTAGTGAGTTTGACATCAGGTACCAACTAAGAAATGCAATAAAGGCTCAAGCTCgggtagatttcattgcagaattcactcCAAGTCATGGTGACTTAGACGAGATggatgttaggatgtgtgcccttaaatcctattgtatgatgctatgtatgacgttatgtatgacttaatgttgtgtttaataaagttgttttatttttatcttaaataatggtaacatgaatattgagacattatcatataatccatgagatgcatagtatctgatttatgtgatttagtcacagaagatataagtcacaagttctttgtaaactcagaatttatagttcgtagttggtgatgaaattgggcatttcatctacgaagactataacgtatcaattaagatgatttatcttgatcatggaagtggagacttctagttgatatgttgatatgttgatatgttttaagagttaagacatattgaactggaccactgtgagatttattattcttctaacgactgtcaaatgaataataaatctcacggcttctatttgcataaactcttaatcttgagagaataatggacctgatcatgaggtgtatgttgctttgatatatcaggagtgagatctaaagtgacggtcaaaacctgagtatgttaggcaaccacatttagtgttgatggaacatatattatcaagatagaattcatagtctcttgacgGAGATATAAagtattcccttgagataagtttaatgggtttggttattcagagtgttaagcctaaccactttggtaagaaattactaaagtatatatttatgaaattggttttcataaatatatgatgaataactttaaaggattaaaccgggtactcaaggataagatgtagtaatttacaaagtggcagtctacattcatgattttgtgttactacgaatattttatgaaggggttgcatgtacaataaagtcttgggatataatttattaataaggcctagagtacaattatatttatataatggtattaaatataattaatggtaactttggacttgtcaagagttgacggaaaagccgaaggcccattggagctagtgtcttattgctcccttttggtcccactccaagccacacactaaagcccaattggaaaggcccaataggccagcctagttagataattagttagttataaaggaagaaacatacagaatttttattagtgatataagaaatggtgtgtatgtgagaatgagacacactttcattctccctttgaaaactgattgagagaccacacatcttgggcgtaaagtggaattggagtgaagattaaaagtattcccgagtacttcaatctttggttttgaatttcaccacaccaaggtacgctatcttgttcttaaattctgaaatttacatagtgcatgttatcaatcatgaatgaaatagatccttgtttgttgcttccgctctgtgttttgtataagatacaaaaccagttttttccaaCAATGGAAGACGTTAAAACATGGGTTGTCCATATGGATGGATTATCTACACTACATGTAGGAGGAATAGGAGTTGTTTTGCAGTCCCTAGAAGGTAATACATTGAAGCATAAGGTTCATCTACAGTATCAAACAACTAACAATGAAGTTGAGTATGAAGTCCTTCTTAAAGGGCTAGAATTAGCTAAGTCCTTGGAGGTAGAGTCAATACTCATCCAGAGAGATTCTCAGTTAGTTATAGgtcaagtgaatggaatgtaTGAAGCTAAGGAAGAACAGATGAGGAAATGTCTTAATAAGGTGAGATGCCTTGTAAAGAAATTTAAGGAAGCTAGTTTCATTCAAGTCCCAAGGGAAGAGAACATAGAAGCAGACACCTTTTTGAAAGAAGCATCAACAAATGAATCGATGGATGAGTTTAATGAAGTCTAatacatgccaagcatagatCTTCCAGAGGTAAAGCAGATAAAAGGttaagaaaattggatgacCCCAATAGTCACCTATCTAAAAGAAGAAAGGCTTCTAGAGGGAAAAGACGAGGCTGGAAAGCTAAGGATCAGATTAACCAATACATCTTTATAGACGAGGTGTTATACAAAAGAGGCTTTTCTCAACCTTACCTGAGGTGTTTAGCTTCAGATGAAGTAAATTACGTATTAAGAGAAGTTCATCAAGAAGCATGTGGCAACCATTCAGGAGCTAGATCACTCGTTCATAAGGTCGTTCGTGCCGGTTACTACTACCCAACCATTCAAGCTAATGCTAAGGCGTATGTCAAGGTATGCGATCAATGTCAATGATTCAGTAACGTCTCTAGACAACCGTTGAGGTACCttaccccaatgatggccccatggccctttgcacagtgggaATTGGATATTTTGGGTCCCTTTCCAATTGGAACCAGacagatgaagtttttggtagtggAGATTGATTACTTCATTAAGTGGGTGGAAGCTAAACCCTTAGCGAAAATTACACAACAGAATGTGAAGAACTTTGTCTGGAAGAGCATTATATGCAGATTTGGGGTACCTAGGGTACTAGTGTCTAACAATGGATGACAATTTGATAACACACCTTTTAGGGATTTTTGTGAGCAacttggaatcaagaatcattattcctcaccctcccacccacaaGCCAACGGACAAGTAGAAGTTGCAAATCGATCCTTGTTGAAAATTATCAAGACTTGGCTTGAGGGAGTAAAGGGAGTATGGCCAAACGAGTTACCAGGTGTTTTATGGGCTTACAGGATGACTACAAGGACCCCCACAGGGGAAACTCCtttcaaactagcctatggaagtgaagcagtCATACCTGCAGAAGTATACATGGCTAACCACAaggtgatgaagtatcagggCGAGGAGAACAAAGAACAACTTTGTCTtaacctcgatcttattgacgaggtaaggatgAATGCAGAGCATAGAATGgcaagatacaaaaatcttatggccAAGCAATATGATGCTATGGTGAAACCCAGGTGCTTCAACATTGGGGACCTCGTCCTCAAAAAGGTCTCCTTGACAACGAGAAACCCGACTCATGTGAAGCTAGGGCCTAAATTGAGAAGGACCTTATAGGATTATCAACTACAAAAGGCAGGGATCATACTACTTGGAATCCCTAGATGGACAAAAACTAGAGCATCCTTGGAATGTTAAGCATCTAAGGAGATACTATCAATAAAGGGTCGGCCTAGACGAGCATCATCATGGACGAGCATCATGGACGAAGTTGAAGTTATGTGTTGCTTTTCTCATATTTGCTTATGTTTATTACTACTATTGCGtgtttttaagtattttaattcTCTAAAAAGTGCATTGGTTTCTAACTTTTGCGCTATCTATGGATGAATTTGTGATGGACGAAACCATGTACTTAGTCTATCTGTTTGTATAAGTATTTTTAATTCCCTaaaggcactagcttctaagcatgtTCCATGCTTGTGGACGATGTTTATGTTGTATACGTACAGTgaatctctcattttttttgaTTTCATTCAAACTAATCCACAAGAAGGTTAAAGGCCAAAGACGAATAAAATCTCTGGATGCAGCGATGTAACGTCtataagctttccttaaaataaggataaagcgaAGAAAAATAAACCTAAGGTATATCCATCTAAGAACTTGACGAGGTAAAACCTAAGGTATATTTGTTTAACTAATGGACAAGGAAAAGCGTTCATGTAAGAATATTTCAAAGTCCATGGATGAATTTAACTAGCCAAATAGTCCAATCTTTGGACGAGTAAATGCTAGAGACGTCTTGATCAAAGACGAATAAAGGATCGTCCAACACTTGGATGAAGAATAATGCAAGCTATAAGTCAAATACATGAACGAATAAAGCTAGCAAAAAGAGTGCCATTCATAGATGAGCTATACttgtaaaatataaagaatGGTAAGTGTTGAGCATGAAGGATTTGTTTTAACATGGACGATATAGAAAAAAATTCGTTCGTATAGTCAAGACGATATAAAATATCCTTATAAGTGGACAGGCCACACATAAAACCACAGAAATTAAATGGACGATGTAAACGAAATTCGTTCATAAAGCATATAACATGTTCAACACCAAGtgagaaatgaaaataaaagtagacattcattcataaaaactaaagaagggtagacgaccaccgtccaaaaacccttatggcctgtttggaagtttagagaggggggagagtagaggagaggagagtagtggggaggagagtagagtgaaataattaccctccaccttgtttggatgtttttaaaattagtaagggggaaggaaGTAGTTAGCCATtccccttgtttggatgtttttaaaattaggatAAAGAGGAGAGAAAATGATTAAATAGACAACTTTAcccatatttaaaaataaattgcaacattggtctatgattaattggtttgtaattttgttaatttaaaaagggtaaattggagaattcatttggtcaataatttatctactctactctccctccaaatctctccaatttgggggaattaaaaatgaggggttagaggtagttgaaacccccccaaacccctccaaatccctccccctcctgccttaaaaaacttccaaacaagggatttaaattactctccctccctctactctactctccctccttttttaaacatccaaacaggctaTTAGAGTTATGTAAAGCCAATAAAGGCAATTGTATATATAGCTCGTCCATAAACTTGGACAAGGGAATTGGACTTGAATGAATTCTAATAATGTAAAGCCCAAAACAATGGGCATTTCcaataaacaactaaaataGCAAAATTTTTCTAAGAGACAGATATATTTACTAGGATAAACCACTGGGGGCATCACCCCCAGACTTTGGGTCGTCTTTGCTGGCAATAGTAACGTCCTAGGTTACTTCAGTCGTAGCATTGTCCACCACGTTGACGTCTTCGGAACTCGTCGGAAGCAAGGAACTCTCTATGGCAAGAGGAATTTTGAAGGAATCGAAGTCCAAGTCAAGGTAAGCCTCCTTGGCATCAGCATGGAAGTCCTCATATCCAGCTACATAATGAATATCTAGACGATTCTTGTACTCGTCTGACTTCTTGAAAGCTACAATGGCTTCTTCCCAAGCCTTCTTTAAGGACGAGGTAAGCCTTGGAAATTTCCCCTCCAAGTGAGTGGTCTCCTGTTCAATGGAGTCTGCCTTGAGTTCCTTAACCTCATTTTTTAGCTTCGTCTCTATTCCTTGTAGATGAGTGTTATCCTCAGTCAATCTAATCACTTCCCCCTTCTTCAAAAGAACCTCATTGCTTAGCTCTTTGTTCTTCTCCTTGGCTGTCTTGGCTTCATCACACAACTCCTTAGCCTGGCTGGACGCCGTATAAATCTTTGACATGGCCTACAGATGGACGAAGGAAAGttagaaattttctttaaatttgaagaaaataaaacagaGGTAATGAAATTTATATACCTTGAAAAGGTCATGGATGGAAGAACGGTCAAAGTCTCTCACTGACATATTATAACATTAATTCACCTCATTGTCAGTGATGATCCCTTGAAACGCCTTCCACGCATAACCCTCGTCCAACACCAGATTAGGAGGTCGCTTAGTCTGCTCTGAAAGATGAGCCTTGCGAGAAGTTTTAGCTAGAGAAGGAAGATCCTCAGACTGGATTGGTGGAACGATCTGGACGGACACCACAATTACCATTGGATTGTCCAAATCTACCGTTGAAGGAGTGAACTTTGGAATCTTGGGAAGAGGAGTTTTGTTGGAATTTTCTTTGTTGGAAACTCGATGACTTGGAAGGTCACTAAGGTCCACCGAACTAGATATCCCCTTCCTCTTCCCTACTTGGACGACAGATTTCTGGATGACTGAGGGGGTAGTATTGTCCTGAACTTAGACGTCCTCATCACCCCTTGTTGCAGccttctctttgttttccttcatgaTAGCCATTCCTAtgacgaagaaaaaaaaaatttaaaaaaaaggagaagaaagatGGATGATCTTACTTCGACGAGTAGTTTCTTCATACGCAAGGTTCTCTGCAAAAGGTACAGGACCAAGTCCCCAAGCAGCTAGACGACCAAAAGTCACTAGGCCATGGAAGGATCTCTCGGGGAAGGCACGGACTTGATTAATACgatctaaataaa
This region includes:
- the LOC142605829 gene encoding uncharacterized protein LOC142605829, which codes for MEDVKTWVVHMDGLSTLHVGGIGVVLQSLEGNTLKHKVHLQYQTTNNEVEYEVLLKGLELAKSLEVESILIQRDSQLVIGQVNGMYEAKEEQMRKCLNKVRCLVKKFKEASFIQVPREENIEADTFLKEASTNESMDEFNEV
- the LOC142605830 gene encoding uncharacterized protein LOC142605830, translated to MTTRTPTGETPFKLAYGSEAVIPAEVYMANHKVMKYQGEENKEQLCLNLDLIDEVRMNAEHRMARYKNLMAKQYDAMVKPRCFNIGDLVLKKVSLTTRNPTHVKLGPKLRRTL